A region from the Solibacillus sp. FSL H8-0523 genome encodes:
- a CDS encoding sugar ABC transporter permease, whose translation MTSTTSKQHNKQSLGTRIKREFNKNLLVYVVLLPVIIHFIIFQVYPFALSFYLTFHDWKIIGDPEFVGLKHWKTLLDDDIAWKAIWNTVKFSIYYIIPTMALGLVLALIINSGVKFAGFFKGLFFLPVVTSFVIIAGIWGWLFRGTEEGFVNYLIGFVGIDPQLFMSSSSQALLVLAGLSIFKVAGTTMIYYYAGLQSIDRQLYEAARIDGANSWKTFWKITFPMLKPIHFYVAITTTIGSFQIFDSAFLLTNGGPNYATTTIVYYLYHQGFTSLNLSYAAVLSYVLFFIILIISLIQRKYIGKDPNYY comes from the coding sequence GTGACCTCTACAACTTCTAAACAGCACAATAAGCAGTCGCTTGGCACAAGAATTAAACGAGAATTTAATAAAAATTTGTTAGTTTATGTCGTGCTTCTTCCTGTAATTATTCATTTTATTATCTTCCAAGTATATCCGTTTGCTTTGAGTTTTTATTTAACATTCCATGATTGGAAAATTATTGGTGACCCTGAATTTGTAGGGCTAAAACATTGGAAAACATTATTAGATGATGACATAGCGTGGAAAGCAATATGGAATACAGTGAAATTTTCCATCTATTATATAATCCCGACGATGGCATTAGGATTAGTGCTTGCACTAATCATTAATTCGGGTGTAAAGTTTGCAGGCTTTTTTAAAGGTCTGTTCTTCTTACCGGTAGTTACTTCATTCGTAATTATTGCAGGTATTTGGGGCTGGTTATTCCGCGGTACAGAGGAGGGCTTTGTAAACTATTTAATCGGCTTTGTTGGGATTGACCCGCAGCTATTTATGTCGAGCTCATCACAAGCGCTTCTTGTATTAGCGGGATTAAGTATTTTCAAAGTAGCGGGAACAACGATGATTTATTACTATGCGGGCTTACAATCGATTGATCGTCAGCTGTACGAGGCTGCACGCATTGACGGGGCAAATTCTTGGAAAACGTTTTGGAAAATAACCTTCCCAATGTTAAAGCCGATTCACTTCTATGTGGCGATAACAACGACGATTGGCTCGTTCCAAATTTTCGATTCTGCCTTTTTATTAACAAATGGTGGACCGAATTATGCAACAACGACGATTGTGTATTACTTATATCACCAAGGGTTTACAAGCTTAAACTTAAGCTATGCTGCAGTGCTATCGTATGTACTTTTTTTCATCATTTTAATTATTTCATTAATCCAACGAAAATATATCGGAAAAGATCCAAACTATTATTAA
- a CDS encoding DUF624 domain-containing protein: protein MTFWEGFHSFSTRLLKIVYLNFLWLFFSMLGFFIFGLFPATIALFTVVRQLLLDVEKPITQTFWQTYKKEWLRGNGYAVLAYVVLLILAVDFYMIYSFDSLSILLIPTIIITFLIFGTLFFLFPVYVHFELPFFVLIKQAFLFTLTSPSTVFLNALLVVVMYGLFNIMPGAIPLFIGSVLSYFVMLFSIRAFKKVEQKKLLEAVST, encoded by the coding sequence ATGACATTTTGGGAGGGTTTTCATAGTTTCAGTACGCGGCTTCTAAAAATTGTTTATTTAAATTTTCTGTGGTTGTTTTTTTCAATGCTAGGTTTTTTTATATTTGGTCTTTTCCCAGCGACGATTGCGTTGTTTACAGTGGTACGCCAACTGCTACTTGACGTGGAAAAACCAATTACGCAAACATTTTGGCAAACCTATAAAAAAGAATGGCTACGTGGAAATGGCTATGCCGTTTTAGCCTATGTCGTCTTGCTCATTTTAGCCGTCGATTTTTATATGATTTATTCGTTTGACTCATTATCAATTTTATTAATTCCAACCATCATTATTACATTTCTTATTTTTGGAACACTATTTTTCTTGTTTCCTGTTTATGTACATTTCGAATTGCCGTTTTTCGTACTCATTAAGCAAGCCTTTTTGTTTACATTAACTTCACCTTCAACTGTTTTCCTAAACGCATTGCTTGTTGTTGTCATGTATGGGCTATTTAATATTATGCCTGGCGCAATTCCGCTATTTATCGGGAGTGTACTGAGTTACTTTGTCATGCTATTTTCTATTCGTGCGTTCAAAAAAGTTGAACAAAAAAAATTGCTTGAGGCGGTTTCCACATGA
- a CDS encoding NAD-dependent epimerase/dehydratase family protein: MKTIEQLEQFMTEPSTMLVEDMKKIDGDILILGIAGKMGPTLAKMAKRAVEEAGVEKRIIGVARFSNPEMKEELERAGIETITCDLLDEAQLAQLPDVKNVIFMAGNKFGTVNNEHFTWAMNTYVPGRVADKYKNSNIVVFSSGNIYPFSPVTAGNCSEDVTPVPIGEYAMSTLGRERIFTNFSNRFQTKMLMFRLNYAIDLRYGVLLEIAKSVYREEPVDVTMGSVNVIWQGDANEYAIRSLLHCEAPAKILNVTGPETLSVRWLAKEFANRFGKEAKIVGEEQPTALLNTAAHAHKLFGYPRVTLEQMLDLVADWVQADGTTLNKPTHFQERKGAF; this comes from the coding sequence ATGAAAACGATTGAACAATTGGAACAATTTATGACAGAACCTTCTACAATGCTTGTAGAAGATATGAAAAAAATAGATGGCGACATTTTGATTTTAGGTATTGCTGGTAAAATGGGCCCGACATTAGCGAAAATGGCAAAACGTGCAGTAGAAGAAGCGGGCGTAGAAAAGCGCATTATCGGTGTAGCCCGTTTTTCAAATCCAGAAATGAAAGAAGAATTAGAACGAGCAGGTATCGAGACAATTACGTGTGATTTACTAGACGAGGCTCAGCTTGCACAGTTACCGGATGTCAAAAACGTCATTTTCATGGCGGGTAATAAGTTCGGTACAGTAAATAACGAGCATTTTACGTGGGCAATGAACACGTATGTGCCAGGTCGTGTCGCTGATAAGTATAAAAATTCAAATATCGTTGTTTTTTCATCAGGCAATATTTATCCGTTCTCGCCTGTTACGGCAGGCAATTGTTCAGAGGATGTAACACCTGTACCTATTGGAGAATATGCAATGTCTACATTAGGGCGTGAACGAATTTTTACAAACTTTTCAAATCGTTTTCAAACAAAGATGTTAATGTTCCGCCTCAACTATGCAATTGATTTACGCTATGGAGTACTTCTAGAAATTGCAAAATCCGTGTATAGGGAGGAGCCTGTCGATGTCACAATGGGCAGTGTGAATGTGATTTGGCAAGGTGATGCCAATGAATACGCAATTCGTTCATTATTACATTGCGAAGCACCAGCGAAAATTTTAAATGTAACAGGACCAGAAACGTTGTCAGTTCGTTGGTTAGCAAAGGAATTTGCAAATCGCTTTGGCAAAGAAGCAAAAATTGTCGGTGAAGAGCAACCAACTGCGTTGTTAAATACAGCTGCACATGCGCATAAATTATTTGGCTATCCACGCGTGACATTAGAGCAAATGCTCGATTTAGTTGCAGATTGGGTACAAGCAGACGGCACAACATTAAATAAACCAACGCATTTCCAAGAGCGAAAAGGGGCGTTTTAA
- a CDS encoding zinc-binding alcohol dehydrogenase codes for MKALQAQNGTPKLLEIEAPQLFPTAVMVKTMYTAISPGTERLLIEASHNGVRQLGYSAVGVVTAIGDNVKTVKVGDTVACYGAPYVGHMAQLAVPETLVTKCPQSVTLQHAAFAAHGTIAIHAIRQGQLQFGESVVVIGLGVLGQMIAKICAAASYDVICYEPNEQRAAMLQQNVGIDVFTDLALMEAHIEQFTKGQGVDAILLCAGGKHSETTARSLHWVRKQGRIVIVGDVEPQFDREALFAKEAVITISRAGGPGRYDARYEKEAIDYPYHYVRWTQGRNLAAYIRLLERKAIDVSDFVQLEVPFEQSAQIYEQLAKSEELTAIIDFSGGD; via the coding sequence GTGAAAGCTTTACAAGCACAAAATGGTACTCCGAAATTACTAGAAATTGAAGCACCACAGCTTTTTCCAACAGCAGTCATGGTGAAAACAATGTATACAGCCATTTCGCCAGGCACAGAGCGCCTATTAATTGAAGCGAGTCACAATGGGGTACGTCAGCTTGGCTATAGTGCGGTCGGTGTTGTAACGGCAATTGGGGACAATGTAAAAACGGTGAAAGTAGGCGATACAGTGGCCTGTTATGGTGCTCCTTATGTTGGGCATATGGCGCAGCTAGCCGTTCCAGAAACACTCGTTACGAAATGTCCACAAAGCGTTACATTACAGCATGCGGCATTTGCAGCACATGGAACGATTGCGATTCACGCAATTCGCCAAGGGCAATTGCAGTTTGGCGAATCAGTTGTTGTCATCGGATTAGGTGTACTGGGGCAAATGATTGCGAAAATTTGCGCGGCAGCAAGCTATGATGTGATTTGCTATGAGCCAAACGAACAGCGTGCAGCAATGCTTCAGCAAAATGTGGGCATTGATGTATTCACTGATCTCGCGTTAATGGAAGCGCATATTGAACAGTTTACAAAAGGGCAAGGTGTTGATGCCATTTTATTATGTGCAGGTGGCAAGCACTCCGAAACAACGGCGCGTAGTTTGCATTGGGTACGTAAACAAGGACGTATTGTTATTGTTGGTGATGTGGAACCACAATTTGATCGAGAAGCGCTTTTTGCAAAGGAAGCAGTTATTACAATTTCACGTGCAGGTGGTCCAGGGCGCTATGATGCACGCTACGAAAAAGAGGCCATTGATTATCCGTATCATTATGTGCGCTGGACACAGGGGCGCAATTTAGCTGCCTATATTCGTTTGTTAGAAAGAAAAGCGATTGATGTTTCAGATTTTGTTCAACTAGAAGTTCCATTCGAACAATCAGCGCAAATTTATGAACAGCTCGCAAAAAGTGAAGAATTAACAGCGATTATTGATTTTTCAGGAGGAGACTAA
- a CDS encoding dihydrodipicolinate synthase family protein, which yields MREAVKKALFDGAFIPAHPLALNEGKTLDEVSQRALTKYYIEAGVGGLAVGVHTTQFEIREPQFNLYERVLTLAIEEMQQANVPESFIKIGGVCGPVEQALQEAVLLKKLGYDLALLSMGGLGHLTEEALLQRTREVAKVIPVIGFYLQPSVGGRIFTYRFWQELANIDNVYAIKMAPFNRYQTLDVVRAVCSSPRCNDIALYTGNDDNIIVDLLTEYAFTIDGETVKKRIVGGLLGHWSVWAKTAVQYFEDVKSIREQAQIEGAWLTKAIEVTDANAAFFDPAHAFKGSIAGINEVLTRQGLLKGNWCLANHEVLSEGQADEITRVYEMYPHLHDDDFVKENLAKWKSGE from the coding sequence ATGAGGGAAGCGGTGAAAAAAGCGCTATTTGATGGTGCATTTATTCCGGCCCATCCACTAGCATTAAATGAAGGTAAAACATTGGATGAAGTAAGCCAGCGTGCATTAACGAAATACTATATTGAAGCAGGTGTTGGCGGATTAGCGGTTGGCGTGCATACAACGCAATTTGAAATTCGTGAACCACAGTTTAATTTATATGAGCGCGTGTTGACGTTAGCCATAGAGGAAATGCAGCAAGCAAATGTACCCGAGTCATTTATTAAAATCGGAGGTGTTTGTGGACCGGTTGAGCAAGCTTTACAGGAAGCTGTGCTCTTAAAAAAATTAGGCTATGATTTAGCACTGTTAAGTATGGGCGGCTTAGGTCATTTAACAGAAGAAGCACTCTTGCAGCGTACACGCGAAGTGGCTAAAGTGATTCCAGTAATCGGCTTTTATTTACAGCCATCTGTTGGCGGTCGTATATTTACGTATCGCTTCTGGCAGGAGCTAGCGAACATTGACAATGTGTACGCCATTAAAATGGCACCGTTTAATCGCTATCAAACATTAGACGTTGTACGTGCCGTATGTAGTAGCCCGCGCTGCAATGACATTGCGCTTTATACGGGCAATGATGACAACATTATTGTTGATTTATTAACGGAGTATGCGTTTACGATTGATGGTGAAACCGTGAAAAAGCGTATCGTTGGTGGGTTATTAGGGCATTGGTCTGTATGGGCGAAAACCGCGGTGCAGTATTTTGAAGACGTGAAATCAATTCGTGAACAGGCACAAATCGAAGGGGCTTGGCTAACAAAGGCAATTGAAGTAACTGATGCGAATGCGGCATTTTTTGATCCGGCACATGCATTTAAAGGGAGTATTGCCGGCATTAACGAAGTATTAACAAGACAGGGGCTACTAAAGGGGAATTGGTGCTTAGCAAACCATGAAGTTTTAAGTGAAGGACAAGCAGATGAAATTACGCGTGTTTACGAAATGTACCCCCATTTACATGACGATGATTTTGTCAAAGAAAATTTAGCAAAATGGAAATCAGGTGAGTAA
- a CDS encoding Gfo/Idh/MocA family oxidoreductase, with the protein MLKVGVIGGGSISQFHLGPYFAHPQVELLAICDHNEQRLQKLGETYQVTKLYTHVDALLANEEIDAVSICTWNNSHAQLAIKALESGKHVLLEKPLSVTLDEAYAIQEAVKQSNKILQVGYVRRFASNVAVLKKFIDADELGELYYAKASCLRRLGNPGGWFSDRSKSGGGPLMDLGVHMIDLCWYLMGKPKPVSVTGNTYRKLGNRAHIENLSFYKAADYNAELNDVEDLANALIRFENGASLFVDVSFTLQAKQDEIAVKLYGEKGGAEIEPELVIVQERHDTILNVTPQIDRLGFDFEGAFTNEIHHFVTCCLTGTQPISPVEDGVEIMKMLCAIYESAATGQEIKL; encoded by the coding sequence ATGTTAAAAGTTGGTGTTATTGGTGGCGGTTCGATTTCACAATTTCATTTAGGTCCATATTTTGCACATCCACAGGTCGAGCTTTTAGCTATTTGCGATCACAACGAACAACGACTGCAAAAGCTTGGCGAAACGTATCAGGTGACGAAGCTTTATACACATGTGGATGCATTGCTCGCAAATGAAGAAATCGATGCAGTTAGCATTTGTACGTGGAATAACTCGCACGCACAATTAGCGATTAAAGCACTAGAAAGTGGCAAGCATGTGTTGCTTGAAAAGCCACTTAGCGTAACGTTAGATGAAGCCTATGCAATTCAAGAAGCGGTGAAACAATCCAATAAAATTTTACAAGTGGGCTATGTACGCCGATTTGCTTCGAATGTTGCTGTATTAAAAAAATTCATTGATGCTGATGAGTTAGGCGAGCTTTATTATGCAAAGGCTTCGTGCTTACGTCGCTTAGGTAATCCAGGCGGCTGGTTTAGTGATCGTTCAAAATCAGGTGGCGGGCCGTTAATGGATTTAGGTGTGCATATGATAGATCTTTGCTGGTATTTGATGGGCAAGCCAAAGCCGGTGTCTGTAACAGGAAATACATATAGAAAGTTAGGCAACCGTGCGCACATCGAAAACTTATCATTTTATAAGGCAGCAGACTATAATGCGGAGTTAAATGATGTAGAGGATTTAGCAAATGCCCTCATTCGCTTTGAAAATGGTGCATCCTTATTTGTTGACGTGAGCTTTACCCTACAGGCGAAACAAGATGAAATAGCAGTGAAGTTGTACGGGGAAAAAGGTGGTGCAGAAATTGAACCAGAGCTCGTTATTGTGCAAGAACGTCACGATACGATTTTAAATGTGACACCACAAATTGATAGGTTAGGTTTTGACTTTGAAGGCGCATTTACGAACGAGATTCATCATTTTGTCACATGCTGCTTAACAGGAACACAGCCGATTTCACCAGTAGAAGATGGTGTGGAGATAATGAAAATGTTATGTGCAATTTATGAATCCGCAGCAACGGGTCAAGAAATTAAACTGTAG
- a CDS encoding carbohydrate ABC transporter permease, producing MKKFISYTALAILAIIFLMPFAIMVFGSLKEVKQAQIDPLFWLPTDPSIQNYISIFSNGIFLRWIWNSIVITIIPVFTQMLFAALLGYIFAKKQFWGKEAIFWTFMAVIMIPQQLFIIPKYIMFADFGWINTYWALIVPELWAIMGVFLVRQFLQGIPKDLEEAAYIDGANDWQIFFKIILPLSFPVIATVGTFAFISNWNDLFQPLIYLTNEKMFPVTVGLASMLGKEGNFGVEMAGATISFIPTFLIFIFFQRYFTEGITMSGIK from the coding sequence ATGAAAAAATTTATCTCGTATACAGCATTAGCAATTTTAGCGATTATCTTCTTAATGCCATTCGCCATCATGGTGTTTGGTTCATTAAAAGAAGTAAAGCAGGCACAAATTGATCCACTATTTTGGTTACCAACGGACCCATCCATTCAAAACTATATTTCAATTTTTTCAAATGGAATTTTCCTACGCTGGATTTGGAACTCGATTGTAATTACAATTATTCCGGTATTTACACAAATGTTATTTGCTGCTTTGCTAGGTTATATTTTTGCAAAGAAACAGTTTTGGGGCAAAGAGGCAATTTTCTGGACTTTCATGGCGGTCATTATGATTCCGCAGCAACTATTTATTATTCCAAAGTATATTATGTTTGCTGATTTTGGTTGGATTAATACTTACTGGGCATTAATCGTACCAGAGCTGTGGGCAATCATGGGCGTATTTTTAGTACGACAATTTTTGCAGGGCATTCCAAAGGATTTGGAGGAAGCCGCTTATATTGATGGTGCAAATGACTGGCAAATTTTCTTCAAAATTATTTTACCGTTGTCGTTCCCAGTTATTGCGACGGTGGGTACATTTGCCTTCATTTCAAACTGGAATGATTTATTCCAGCCACTCATTTATTTAACGAATGAAAAAATGTTCCCAGTAACAGTTGGTCTAGCCTCAATGCTAGGTAAAGAGGGGAACTTCGGTGTCGAAATGGCAGGGGCCACGATTTCATTTATTCCGACATTTTTAATCTTCATTTTCTTCCAAAGGTATTTCACGGAAGGGATTACCATGTCAGGTATTAAGTAA
- a CDS encoding sugar ABC transporter substrate-binding protein, with protein sequence MNNSIFKKFGLFLFVLVLSVVMVACGDDTEDTSSDANNTSDTATDNGSADTNTEDSSKLSGEITVWAHPYTDGSTGEGDMWKDFTANFEAETGVKVNFEQIPWANRDQKILTALAAGQGPDVFYVIPDQMPQYAEQQLILDISPYVSSEELSGFVPTAIEATSWKGKQYGMPILQTAESLVYNKNILTELGVDENSLPTTWDEFKALAEKAKAAGYYAFSYAGGGSLNNTLYPFLWQAGGNVIDADNNILINTPESVKAFELINEMYKKGWIPQDSITALDHDSLYFGGKLLAVNGSGISVNRLLAEKPFDFVIAPPLKDAEQLTYGTVGMFVGSAISKNPEAAAEFMKYVTNAENQRTFNNITQYIPTRDEAKDIFDSQQYMAQLAGYTQFAKPGIIHPEGRNVMPLIQAEIQAMLEGKQTPQEAADKSAAAIDGLINK encoded by the coding sequence ATGAACAATTCGATATTCAAAAAGTTTGGGCTGTTCTTATTCGTATTAGTTCTTTCTGTTGTAATGGTAGCTTGTGGTGATGATACAGAAGATACATCATCAGATGCAAACAATACTTCTGACACTGCTACTGATAATGGAAGCGCTGACACAAATACTGAAGATTCTTCAAAGTTATCAGGAGAAATTACTGTTTGGGCTCATCCATATACAGATGGATCAACGGGTGAAGGGGACATGTGGAAGGACTTTACGGCAAACTTTGAAGCTGAAACAGGCGTAAAAGTAAATTTCGAACAAATTCCTTGGGCAAACCGTGATCAAAAAATCTTAACAGCGTTAGCAGCAGGCCAAGGTCCAGATGTATTCTATGTAATTCCTGACCAAATGCCTCAATATGCAGAACAACAATTAATCTTAGACATTTCACCATATGTATCATCAGAAGAATTAAGTGGCTTTGTACCAACAGCAATCGAAGCAACAAGCTGGAAGGGTAAACAATATGGTATGCCAATTTTACAAACGGCTGAATCACTTGTTTATAACAAAAACATTTTGACAGAATTAGGCGTGGATGAAAACAGCTTACCAACAACTTGGGACGAGTTTAAAGCGTTAGCTGAAAAAGCAAAAGCAGCTGGCTACTATGCATTCTCTTATGCAGGTGGTGGTTCATTAAATAACACATTATACCCATTCTTATGGCAAGCAGGCGGTAATGTAATTGATGCCGACAATAATATTTTAATTAATACACCCGAATCAGTAAAAGCGTTTGAATTAATAAACGAAATGTACAAAAAAGGTTGGATTCCACAAGATTCAATCACAGCTTTAGATCATGATTCTTTATACTTCGGTGGAAAGTTATTAGCGGTAAACGGTTCAGGGATTTCGGTAAACCGTTTATTAGCTGAAAAACCATTTGATTTTGTGATTGCACCTCCATTAAAAGATGCGGAGCAATTAACTTACGGTACAGTTGGAATGTTCGTAGGTTCTGCAATTTCAAAAAATCCAGAAGCAGCGGCAGAATTCATGAAGTATGTTACAAACGCTGAAAACCAACGTACATTTAATAATATTACACAGTACATTCCAACACGCGATGAAGCGAAAGATATTTTCGATTCACAGCAGTACATGGCGCAATTAGCGGGTTACACACAATTCGCAAAACCAGGGATTATTCATCCAGAAGGGCGTAATGTTATGCCTTTAATCCAAGCTGAAATTCAAGCGATGCTAGAAGGTAAACAAACACCACAAGAAGCTGCAGACAAATCAGCTGCAGCAATTGATGGCTTAATCAACAAATAA
- a CDS encoding transcriptional regulator yields MTNQNIPYTSQSVIGIISPNMMLPLIKETLHGFPNLQANYFIIHAFEINEELTTFIAQHEMLVIADSYIYQQLKKYDSSLPLYQLNSRAIHLYQLLLTHQLTNTIQPYSFDFLQQSDILAITHQLQLEIDYVSAPADSIEQMVEHHIEHTQKGYLAITTVAAVYEQLKAQNIKCDYLRPTKQEMIVGFERVLLASKSRQNKETQIVYGIIEFDSLPAIDQTKAEQVLQQFAQQMDGHLIQLSPLQYSFITTRGQFERETLGYKHLPLLSLFKEELHTNCIVGIGFGLRAFDSGRHAKQALYQAKENGPNVCYIVREDNRVIGPIDTTVFINYEQYPLAITDLHLLERAEKAGMSASYISKLMGRITKHQKYIYTAEELAQTLNITLRSANRILLKWLDAGLVDIIGEEKLAHRGRPKRIYHMQFLEELKHS; encoded by the coding sequence ATGACGAATCAAAACATACCATATACCTCTCAAAGTGTTATTGGGATTATTAGCCCTAATATGATGTTGCCGCTCATTAAAGAGACGTTACATGGATTCCCTAATCTTCAGGCAAACTATTTTATTATTCATGCTTTTGAAATAAACGAAGAATTAACAACTTTTATAGCTCAACACGAGATGCTTGTTATTGCAGACTCTTATATTTATCAACAATTAAAAAAATATGATTCTTCCCTACCCTTATATCAGCTAAACAGCCGGGCCATTCATTTATATCAATTACTGTTAACACACCAGCTAACAAATACGATACAACCCTATAGCTTTGACTTTTTACAGCAAAGCGATATTTTAGCGATTACACATCAACTGCAGCTCGAAATTGATTATGTGAGTGCTCCAGCAGATTCCATCGAACAAATGGTCGAACATCATATTGAGCATACGCAAAAAGGTTATTTAGCTATAACTACTGTCGCTGCCGTTTACGAGCAACTAAAAGCGCAAAACATAAAATGCGACTACCTTCGCCCAACAAAACAAGAAATGATTGTTGGCTTTGAACGCGTACTGCTTGCTAGTAAAAGTAGACAAAACAAGGAAACGCAAATTGTTTATGGCATTATCGAATTCGATTCATTGCCAGCAATAGATCAAACAAAGGCTGAACAAGTGCTCCAGCAATTCGCGCAGCAAATGGATGGTCATTTGATCCAACTGTCCCCATTGCAATATAGCTTTATTACAACGCGTGGTCAGTTCGAACGGGAAACACTTGGCTATAAGCATTTGCCCCTGCTATCACTCTTCAAAGAAGAACTACATACGAATTGTATTGTCGGCATTGGCTTTGGTTTAAGGGCCTTTGATTCCGGTCGCCACGCTAAACAAGCACTGTATCAGGCAAAGGAAAACGGGCCAAATGTATGTTATATCGTTCGTGAAGACAATCGCGTCATCGGTCCGATTGATACGACTGTGTTCATTAACTACGAACAATATCCACTTGCTATTACTGATTTGCACTTGCTTGAACGAGCAGAAAAAGCAGGTATGTCTGCATCCTATATTTCTAAATTAATGGGCCGTATTACGAAGCATCAAAAATATATCTATACCGCTGAAGAGCTAGCGCAAACGTTAAATATTACATTGCGAAGTGCCAATCGCATTTTGTTGAAATGGCTAGATGCAGGACTTGTCGACATTATTGGTGAGGAAAAATTAGCCCATCGAGGGCGCCCAAAGCGCATCTATCACATGCAATTTTTGGAAGAACTTAAACATTCCTAA
- a CDS encoding Gfo/Idh/MocA family oxidoreductase has protein sequence MKIGVIGTDSSHAIAFVTRLQKKGHNIIAFKGGSPLALSQSRIETITMQLKEMGVTFVDTLAQLHKQCDAFLITSVDAAQHSRQFEELVLSKKPVFIDKPLANTSEQASKIIKLAKRQGIPLMSCSALRFADSVQQAKRKSIEAVDVVAPLLMLEPYDYFYYGIHALEIIGTLKPGAIQSLTVQCQAEQHFITLHFEDGTISTIRGYLQKRQSFQFAVHDAVNSDWHEIAAGDVQFYDRLVDEIEQFFITKKSPITEVETLQIIRTLERITASAK, from the coding sequence ATGAAAATCGGCGTAATCGGTACAGATTCTTCGCATGCCATCGCCTTTGTGACAAGATTGCAGAAAAAGGGACATAACATTATCGCATTTAAGGGTGGCTCACCTTTAGCACTGAGCCAATCAAGAATTGAAACGATTACGATGCAGTTAAAAGAAATGGGAGTTACTTTTGTTGATACGCTCGCACAGTTACATAAACAATGTGATGCTTTTCTAATCACTTCTGTAGATGCAGCGCAACATAGCAGACAGTTTGAGGAATTGGTATTGTCGAAGAAACCGGTGTTTATTGATAAGCCACTAGCAAACACTAGTGAGCAAGCAAGTAAAATCATTAAGCTAGCCAAGAGGCAGGGCATTCCACTGATGAGCTGTTCCGCGTTACGTTTTGCGGATAGTGTCCAACAGGCAAAAAGAAAAAGCATCGAAGCGGTAGATGTTGTAGCACCGCTTCTGATGCTAGAGCCATATGATTACTTTTATTACGGAATTCATGCGCTCGAAATAATTGGAACGCTAAAACCTGGAGCGATTCAATCACTTACAGTTCAATGCCAAGCTGAACAACATTTTATAACGCTTCATTTTGAGGATGGAACAATTTCAACAATTCGCGGCTATTTACAAAAGCGTCAAAGCTTCCAATTTGCGGTGCATGATGCGGTGAACAGCGATTGGCATGAAATAGCAGCAGGTGATGTTCAGTTTTATGATCGCTTAGTGGATGAAATCGAACAATTTTTCATAACAAAGAAAAGTCCGATTACAGAAGTAGAAACACTGCAAATTATTCGTACATTGGAACGAATAACAGCAAGTGCTAAATAG